The following are encoded together in the Zygosaccharomyces rouxii strain CBS732 chromosome C complete sequence genome:
- the EFM4 gene encoding Efm4p (similar to uniprot|P40516 Saccharomyces cerevisiae YIL064W Putative S-adenosylmethionine-dependent methyltransferase of the seven beta-strand family): MEDTTKLNKSKLGTKEYWDEFYALEKNNFENNPEDTGECWFDDNDAEAKMVSFLEDNIGMHHIEHGCSICDLGTGNGHLLFELVESGFNGPMLGVDYSEQSIEFAKEVAQTKGLPVEFSAKDIFDEFWTPSKFDLVLDKGTLDAIALSGLTRENGKSLVELYSQVVEKLLVKGGVFLITSCNFTESELIKIIQTENLKVWNKINYPSFSFGGVQGTAICSIAFVKLS; encoded by the coding sequence ATGGAGGATACAACTAAACTCAACAAGTCCAAATTGGGTACGAAGGAATATTGGGATGAATTCTATGCCCTTGAgaagaacaattttgaaaataacCCAGAGGATACCGGAGAATGTTGGTTCGATGATAACGATGCAGAAGCTAAGATGGTAAGTTTCCTGGAGGATAACATTGGTATGCATCATATAGAACACGGCTGTTCCATTTGTGATTTGGGTACAGGTAATGGACACCTTTTGTTTGAATTGGTCGAAAGTGGATTTAATGGACCCATGTTGGGAGTTGATTATTCTGAACAAAGTATAGAGTTTGCAAAAGAAGTGGCTCAAACGAAGGGATTACCGGTCGAATTTTCCGCTAAAGATATATTTGACGAATTCTGGACaccttcaaaatttgaccTAGTCCTTGATAAGGGAACTTTAGACGCAATAGCATTAAGTGGATTGACGAgggaaaatggtaaaagTTTAGTAGAATTATACTCTCAGGTCgtagaaaaattgttggttAAAGGTGGTGTTTTCTTAATTACATCTTGCAATTTTACAGAATCCgaattgattaaaattaTACAAACTGAAAACTTAAAAGTTTGGAATAAGATTAATTatccatctttttcatttggCGGTGTACAGGGCACTGCCATATGCAGTATAGCATTTGTCAAATTGAGCTAA
- the FIS1 gene encoding Fis1p (similar to uniprot|P40515 Saccharomyces cerevisiae YIL065C FIS1 Mitochondrial outer membrane protein involved in membrane fission required for localization of Dnm1p and Mdv1p during mitochondrial division) encodes MAKINFLPTLQDSFEPLLPQQVEILRQQFLSEGGETASIQSRFNYAWGLIKSMGLDDQRLGIKLLTDIYKESPQRRRECLYYLTIGCYKVGEYSMAKRYVDTLLEHEPGNHQIKALQGMVEDKIQRETVRGVAVATGVVASAAAVAAFFFRRRR; translated from the coding sequence ATGGctaaaattaatttcttaCCCACGCTACAAGATTCATTTGAACCACTTTTGCCACAACAGGTGGAAATCCTTCGTCAACAGTTTTTATCAGAAGGTGGTGAAACTGCATCTATTCAATCTAGATTCAACTATGCATGGGGTTTGATCAAGTCAATGGGCCTTGACGATCAGCGACTCGGTATCAAACTACTCACGGATATCTACAAAGAATCGCCTCAAAGAAGGCGTGAATGTCTTTACTACTTGACCATCGGATGTTATAAGGTCGGCGAGTACAGTATGGCTAAAAGATACGTGGATACCCTATTGGAACATGAACCTGGTAACCATCAGATCAAGGCCTTACAAGGTATGGTAGAAGATAAGATTCAAAGGGAAACAGTTAGGGGAGTAGCTGTGGCTACAGGTGTAGTTGCAAGTGCAGCAGCTGTAGCTGCATTCTTCTTTAGAAGAAGGAGGTAA
- a CDS encoding ribonucleoside-diphosphate reductase large subunit (highly similar to uniprot|P21524 Saccharomyces cerevisiae YER070W RNR1 Ribonucleotide-diphosphate reductase (RNR) and to YIL066C uniprot|P21672 Saccharomyces cerevisiae YIL066C RNR3 Ribonucleotide- diphosphate reductase (RNR), large subunit; the RNR complex catalyzes the rate-limiting step in dNTP synthesis and is regulated by DNA replication and DNA damage checkpoint pathways via localization of the small subunits) — protein MFVYKRDGRKEPVRFDKITARISKLCYGLDPSHIDAVKITQRIISGVYEGVTTVELDNLAAETCAYMTTVHPDYATLAARIAVSNLHKQTTKQFSQVISDLYHYVNPANGVHSPMISDEIFNIVMTNKDELNSAIVYDRDFQFNYFGFKTLERSYLLRINGLTAERPQHLIMRVSLGIHGEDIKSAIETYNLMSLRYFIHASPTLFNAGTPHPQMASCFLVAMKDDSIEGIYDSLKECAMISKTAGGIGLHIHNIRSTGSYIAGTNGTSNGLIPMVRVFNNTARYVDQGGNKRPGAFALYLEPWHSDIFDFIDIRKNHGKEEIRARDLFPALWIPDLFMKRVEKNEEWTLFSPSEAPGLADVYGEEFEKLYERYEQEGRGRKTIRAQKLWYAILEAQTETGTPFMLYKDACNEKSNQKNLGVIKSSNLCCEIVEYSDKDETAACNLASIALPSCVEVSADGKEQWYSFAKLHEVAKAITRNLNKVIDRNYYPVPEAKRSNMRHRPIALGVNGLADTFMMLRLPFESPEAKILNQQIFETIYHGALEQSCELAKIHGTYSTYEGSPISQGLLQFDLWEKNPSELWDWEPLRQGIKEHGVRNSLLVAPMPTASTSQILGYNECFEPYTSNMYSRRVLSGEFQIVNPYLLKDLVDLGIWDESMKQQIITDNGSIQNIPNIPQEIKDLYKTVWEISQRHVLDMAADRAVFIDQSHSLNIHMRAPTMGKLTSMHFYGWKKGLKTGMYYLRTQAASAAIQFTIDKNVAAQAGRNITTLPELPRPKYVPRGVNMVEKELVPKIDGTLINPSLYDNKREPSPTPSTTSSVANSIASLKLQDTSLPDTPSTSASKSSLPVTPVTSAAKPSLPDKQLDAKDSKTDDNKNNNEGNEDKKDQNGKSNEEFDIFSSKVIACAIDNPESCTMCSG, from the coding sequence ATGTTTGTTTACAAGAGAGACGGTCGTAAGGAGCCCGTCAGATTCGATAAGATTACAGCACGTATATCGAAGTTATGCTATGGGTTAGATCCTTCTCATATAGACGCTGTCAAGATTACTCAGCGTATTATTTCTGGTGTCTACGAAGGTGTTACTACAGTGGAATTAGATAATTTGGCAGCTGAAACATGTGCTTACATGACCACTGTTCATCCTGATTACGCTACACTAGCCGCTAGAATTGCtgtttcaaatcttcacaAGCAAACCACGAAGCAATTCTCACAAGTAATCTCTGATCTGTACCATTATGTGAATCCAGCTAACGGTGTCCATTCCCCTATGATTTCTGATGAGATTTTCAACATCGTTATGACCAACaaggatgaattgaacTCAGCTATTGTCTACGACAgagatttccaattcaattaTTTCGGTTTCAAGACTTTAGAACGTTCTTACTTGTTAAGGATCAATGGGTTGACTGCTGAGAGACCACAACATCTAATAATGAGAGTTAGTTTGGGTATTCATGGTGAAGATATCAAATCTGCGATCGAAACTTACAATTTGATGTCATTGAGGTATTTCATCCATGCTTCTCcaactcttttcaatgcaGGTACTCCACATCCACAAATGGCATCTTGTTTCCTTGTGGCGATGAAAGACGATTCCATTGAAGGTATTTATGATTCATTAAAAGAATGTGCCATGATTTCCAAGACTGCTGGTGGTATTGGGTTGCATATTCATAACATTCGTTCTACGGGTTCTTACATTGCAGGTACTAATGGTACTTCCAATGGTTTAATCCCAATGGTTCGTGTTTTTAACAACACTGCACGTTATGTGGATCAAGGTGGCAATAAGAGACCTGGAGCATTCGCCCTTTATTTGGAACCATGGCACTCAgatatctttgatttcattGATATCAGAAAGAACCAtggtaaagaagaaattcGTGCAAGAGATTTATTCCCAGCATTATGGATTCCTGATTTGTTCATGAAACGTGTCgaaaagaatgaagaatGGACACTTTTCTCTCCAAGTGAAGCTCCTGGTTTAGCAGATGTATatggtgaagaatttgaaaaattgtacgAACGTTATGAACAAGAAGGCCGTGGTAGAAAGACAATTAGAGCTCAAAAGTTGTGGTATGCCATTTTAGAAGCACAAACTGAAACTGGTACACCTTTCATGCTCTATAAGGATGCATGTAATGAAAAGAGTAACCAAAAGAACCTTGGTGTGAttaaatcttccaatttatgTTGTGAAATCGTGGAATACTCTGACAAGGATGAAACTGCAGCTTGTAATTTAGCTTCTATCGCATTACCATCTTGTGTGGAAGTATCAGCAGATGGTAAGGAACAATGGTACAGTTTTGCCAAATTACATGAAGTCGCTAAAGCTATTACACGTAATTTGAACAAGGTCATTGATCGTAACTACTACCCAGTTCCTGAAGCCAAGAGATCCAATATGAGACATAGACCTATTGCACTTGGTGTTAATGGGTTAGCAGACACTTTTATGATGTTGCGTCTGCCATTTGAATCTCCTGAGGCAAAAATATTGAACcaacaaatttttgaaactaTTTACCACGGTGCCTTGGAACAATCTTGTGAATTGGCCAAGATTCACGGTACTTATTCTACCTATGAAGGTTCCCCTATCTCCCAAGGtcttttacaatttgatcTTTGGGAGAAGAATCCTTCAGAATTATGGGATTGGGAACCATTGAGACAAGGCATTAAAGAACATGGTGTAAGAAACTCATTATTAGTGGCCCCTATGCCCACTGCTTCAACATCACAAATCTTGGGTTACAACGAATGTTTCGAACCTTACACATCTAACATGTACTCTCGTCGTGTTTTATCTGGtgaattccaaattgttaatCCATACTTGTTAAAGGATTTGGTAGATTTAGGTATTTGGGATGAAAGTATGAAACAACAAATCATTACTGATAATGGTTCCATTCAGAacattccaaatattccacaagaaatcaaagatttgtACAAGACGGTGTGGGAAATTTCTCAAAGACATGTTCTAGACATGGCTGCTGATCGTGCTGTGttcattgatcaatctCATTCCTTGAATATCCACATGCGTGCCCCCACAATGGGTAAATTAACAAGTATGCACTTCTACGGTTGGAAGAAGGGTCTCAAGACTGGTATGTACTACTTGAGAACACAAGCCGCTTCTGCAGCTATTCAATTCACCATCGATAAGAATGTTGCCGCACAAGCAGGTCGTAACATCACAACATTGCCTGAACTACCACGTCCCAAATATGTTCCACGCGGTGTTAACATGgttgaaaaggaattggtgCCCAAGATTGATGGTACCCTAATCAATCCATCTCTATACGACAACAAGAGAGAGCCATCACCAACCCCTTCCACAACGTCTTCCGTCGCTAATAGCATTGCTTCATTGAAGCTTCAAGATACAAGTTTGCCAGATACTCCAAGTACATCCGCCTCTAAGTCAAGTCTGCCGGTGACACCAGTTACATCTGCTGCCAAGCCAAGTCTGCCGGACAAACAACTTGATGCCAAGGATTCAAAGACTGATGATAACAAGAACAATAACGAGGGTAATGAAGATAAGAAGGACCAAAATGGCAAGagtaatgaagaattcgaCATTTTCAGTTCTAAAGTAATTGCATGTGCTATCGACAACCCTGAATCCTGTACTATGTGCTCTGGTTGA